A window of Halobacillus naozhouensis genomic DNA:
GAGGAGATCAATCAGGGTGCTGAACAGCAAATCTTCGAAATGTCTAATTATATTCGCCTGAAACATGGAATTGACTCGCTGGTAGTTCATGACAAAGCGGCGGCAGTGGCTTTTAGCCATAGTAAAGATATGAACGAGCACAACTATTTCTCCCATCATTCTCAAAATGGCGATGGGGTCGGAGAACGGCTTAGGAAGGCAGAAGTTCCCTATACAAGAGCCGGCGAAAATATAGCAGCACAGCATATCGACGCAACAGCTGCAATTCATGGATGGTTGAATAGCAAAGGCCACCGTGAGTCTTTGCTGGATGAGCGTTACACCCACTTGGGAGTCGGGGTGGATCAACTGTATTACACCCAGAATTTCCTCGCACTGCCTTGAACATATTTAGGCGAAATGCATAGGCTATAGAGTAGTTTTCTATAGTGAGGTGTGTACACATGAGTGAAAAGATCTTGCACCCAAGCGTCCAGCAATTTAAGGAGTTCGTAGATGCCAATCCTAATGTGAAAAGTCACCTAAGGAAGAATCATAAACTTATCCAAAGTTACTATGAGAAGTGGATGATTTTAGGAGAAGATGATCCTTTCTGGACATCACTTCCGAAATCAAAAACGCAAACGGATAACAATAAAAAGGATTGGATGAAACAATTTGGAGACCTGATGCAGGATATCAATTGGGAAGATGTTTCCAAGCATATCGATGAACTGAATGGAGCGATCGGCCAGATTCAACAGCTGATTACGAATATTCAACAGGAAAACAAACAAGACGCAAGGCAAGACACCATCGGCTATCCGTATTATTAAGCCGGCACATATTTCTTTACAGTTCCAGTAAAACCCAAGGGTATCTGCACCTTGGGTTTTTTGGCGTGCGGTGTACTGCTAAGTTGTCTCCACATCATTTATTTCAGTAGGTATGTTTTATATATACCTATACGGGGTACTCCCATGTAAATAAACTGTATAGAAGTGAACATAACTAATGGATATAGGAGGTTATTTATAGTGCCGAACAAAAATGATCAGCATAAGGAACACGGAAATCATCCGAACGAACATGTGCCCGAGCATCAGCAGTCACATGAGCATCATGACGACCACGCCCATCATGACCATGGTGCGCACGATCACCACGATCATCACGAACATATGGTAGCCGATTTCAAGAAACGCTTTTATATTTCACTTATACTTACGATTCCTATTTTGCTCCTGTCTTCGATGATTCAGGATTTCATTGGTTTAGAGATTGCTTTTCTATATGATCAGTATGTGTTATTTGGGTTAGCTTCATTGGTCTTCTTTTATGGAGGCTGGTCCTTCTTAACTGGTGCTATGGACGAGTTAAAGAATAAGAACCCAGGGATGATGACACTGATTGGCCTTGCGATTGTTGTCGCTTATGGTTATAGTTCCATGGTTGTTTTCGGATGGGAAGGACGCAATTTCTTCTGGGAGCTTGCCACATTAGTTGATATCATGCTGCTTGGCCACTGGATTGAAATGAAGTCAGTGATGGGGGCTTCGAATGCTTTACAAGAACTTGTTAAGTTAATGCCAAATGAGGCGCATCGTGTCAACGAAGCTGGGGAAACAGAAGATGTGCCGATCCATGAGCTGGACCATGACGATCATGTAGTAGTGAAACCAGGTGAAAAAATACCGGTCGACGGTATGATCCTTGATGGTAAATCAGCGATCGATGAATCGATGTTAACAGGTGAGTCGGTTCCTGTTGAAAAGGCTCAGGAAGACGAAGTAATCGGCGGTTCGATTAACAAAGAAGGTAGTCTGACGATTGCTGTGAAAAATATCGGAGAGAACACGTATCTTTCACAAGTTATTAACTTGGTCAAGGAAGCACAAAGTTCGAAATCACGTGCCCAGGACCTGGCAAACCGGGCGGCGAAGTGGCTGTTTTACCTGGCATTGGCATCAGGGATTGCGACCTTCATCATTTGGGTCACGATGGGAGCAACAATTGATATGGCAGTCGAAAGGACAGTCACGGTCATGGTCATCACATGTCCGCATGCTTTAGGACTGGCTGCACCACTAGTCATCGCTGTTTCAACCGCCATTTCCGCGAAAAAAGGCCTGTTAATTAGAAATCGCACCCAATTTGAGAACGCCCGCCAGTTGGATGCTGTTATTTTTGACAAAACCGGAACGCTCACGAAAGGCGAATTCGGGGTCACAGATATCATTTCTTCACAAGGATTTGAAGATAGAGACGTTATCTATTGGGCTGCGAGTGCTGAACAGAATTCACAGCACCCGCTTGCAAGAGGTATCATCGAAAGGGCAGAGGAACTGGAAGTTTCCCTGGATCATGTTGAAAACTTCGAATCCATGACAGGTAAAGGACTGCAAGGGGACGTTGCGGGGAAAAAAATCGCGGTCGTCAGCCCTGGCTATGTGAAGGGAGAAAACATCTCCTACGATACCTCGTCGTTTGAAAGGCTGTCAGAAGAAGGGAAAACCGTTGTGTTTGTTCTGCTTGATGGTCAATTGGCCGGTATGATAGCACTGGCTGATATAGTACGGGATTCAGCGAAAGCAGCGATAGCTGCCCTTAAAGAAAAGGGAATCCATTCTATCATGTTGACAGGGGACAATCAGAAAGTAGCTGATTGGGTCGCTGACCAGCTGGACATGGATGAGGTGTATGCAGAAGTTCTTCCTGATCATAAAGCAGACCAGGTCAAGAAAGTCCAGGCAGAGGGTAGAAAGGTAGCAATGACAGGGGATGGTGTCAATGATGCCCCGGCCTTAGCGACAGCTGATGTCGGGATAGCGATCGGCAGTGGAACGGATGTGGCTGTCGAAACTGCCGATATCGTTTTAGTTAAAAGTAATCCGGAAGACATTGTGTCTGTTGTGGAACTATCTCAAAACACGTATAAGAAAATGGTGCAAAATTTGTGGTGGGCCGCAGGATATAATATCGTCGCTATTCCATTAGCTGCAGGGGTCCTGGCCCCGATTGGAATAATGCTGAGTCCTGCTGTTGGTGCCATCCTTATGAGTCTGAGTACGATTGTGGTAGCGATTAATGCCAAGCTACTTAAAGCCTAGCTTGCGGGTGGCTGATCGGAGGTGTCTCATTCTGATTTAACCCTTTTAGTAGAATAGGATGTATCTGCATTTTATTCTATCTCTATATTTGGTACAATATAGAAGGAGGTGACACCTACTATGTTAGCCACAATGGAAATTGTAGATATATTAGACCAGTCTGAATCGATTGGTAAGATGGTTATGGATTCAGAGGTCATGCAAAATTACCAACAAGCTAAACAAGAGCTTGCGTCGGATCCAGATGCCCAGAAATTGATTCAGGATTTCACGGATATGAAAGATCAATACGAAGACGTGCAGCGCTTTGGGCGTTACCACCCTGATTACAGCATCATTATGAAGCGTGTCAGAGGGGTAAAGCGTGAGATGGACATGCATGAGAAAGTAGCACGTTATAAGAAAGCAGAACGTGAAGTTCAAAAGCTGCTGGATGAAATTAGCCAGAGTGTTGCCTTTAGTGTTAGTGAACAGATCAAGGTTCCGAGGAATGGAATGGTGTTTACAGACACAGGGTGCGGCTGTGGATCCGGCGGAGGCTGCGGTTGTGCTTCGTAACATAATATAAAGTATACTGACAGGTGTGTGTGCATCTGCAGCAAACATAAGGCGCCTGACTCTTGTTTTGATTGGAACATGAGTCAGGCGTTTCGTTTCTATTCTAGCTATCAAGCTTAGGAATGATTGAAGAGTAGTGATTAATTTGGTAAAATCATCATAAATACAAAACAAAGTAGGGAATTTTTATGAGGGTGAAACGACAAGGAATCATTGTGTATTTTCAACACATGAAGAATATTCGTCAAATTAAAAAACATGGTCATTTGATCCATGCTTCCAAAAAGCAAAAATATGCCCTTCTTTATGTGGATCATGAAGACACAGAGTTTAAGATGGAGAAACTGGAGCGTTTACCGTTCGTCTCTCGTGTTGTTCTTTCCCATAAGCCAGCCATCCGAACGAACTTTGAGAATGCTAAACCGGATAAAGCTAAGCAATATGATTATAAGATGGGGATTTAACAGGCGTTTGTTATGAACAAACGCCTGTTTTATTTTTCCTTACGATAAAGGAGCTATAAACTTATTGGTCCTTAATATGCCGATTAAGTATTGATAATACAAGTCTGTCTCAGGAAACACATTCGAGGGTTTAACAGTAAATTCGCTGATTTGTTTCTGATGACTTTCTACCATATCTTTAAACATCTCATAGCGTTTATTCGGCTGCTCATGCGGGTTAGGAATGCCTTCTCTGCAAAGGTAGATCGGCTGAAACTTTTGCTCAGGAGTAGGCTTCATGATTAAAGCTAGGGAAGCTGCGGGGCGGTTTGATTTTTCGCTAAAGAATGCAATGGCGTGCTGGATGCGATCAGGCATGAGCCGCCCCAGTTCCACAAGTTCATAGATATCCGCGTATCCTTCGCCGAGTTCAATAAATTTTTGAATCAATTGATATCGTCCTTTCAAATGGTCTACTCCTTACTTTAGCATGGGACAGGAAGTCATGGGAAGTGGTTATAGGTGATTGCCATGGGGCGGATGAAATTCACTTTAAGTTTTGCAGACAAAAAAATAGAGCTGCCCCACTAAGGGACAGCCCTTCTTTTTGCTTCTGTAATATGGAAACAAAAAGCAAAGGGAGAGGAGAAACCGGAAGATGGACCTATGGGGAATTAAGTCTCTTCCGTTTTCCGAAGCAGATAGATCTGCCTCACAACTAAGTATCACCACTTCTAAAATGTTTTATACGAACAAAGCTGATTATTTTCCGAAAAAAAACGCCTCTTGTGTGAAACGTTTTCAGCTCTTGACGATTTGTGGTAGGATTATGGTGAATGTGGATGAAAGAGGGGTGAAAATGATGCGAGTCATTGCAGGTATACATAAAGGCAGACAACTCAAGCCTGTACCGAATCATAAAACAAGACCCACGACGGACAAAGTGAAAGAATCGGTGTTTCAAATCATCGGGCCATATTTTGAAGGTGGACAAGTTCTCGATCTGTTTGCTGGAAGCGGAGGACTCGGCATTGAAGCTCTAAGCCGCGGTGCGGAGCAGTGTGTATTTGTGGATCAGCAGCAGAAGGCGATCCAGGTCATTCATGAGAATCTGGAGACCCTCAGGCTGAAGGATCAAGCTGAAATATTTAGAACCGATGCGCTTAGAGCCATTAAGGCGGCAGGGAAAAGAGGACTGACTTTTCAATACATATTTCTTGACCCTCCTTATAAAAAGTTTTCTTATGAAGACCTGCTGGAAGCCTTGATTCATGAGGGACTGACTGATAGTGGGACAACAATCGTCTGTGAACACGATGCCGCTGAGGATATTCCTGCCCAAGTAGGGCAATTTAAACTAATAAAATCTGAGAAATACGGCAGTAATATCGGTGTTTCTATTTTTAGATATGAGGTGACAAAATGACCAGGTTAGCGATTTGTCCAGGCAGTTTTGATCCTGTGACATACGGACATTTAGATATCATTCAACGCGGGACGAAGGTGTTCGATCACCTGATCGTGGCTGTGTTTAATAATCAAAGCAAGGCACCGTTGTTTGATGTCCACGAGCGAGTAGCACTATTGGAAGAAGCGACTGCAGATCTTTCTAACGTTTCAGTGGACGCTTGTGACGGACTGCTAATGGATTATGCGCAAGACAAAGGAGCTCAAGCGATTATTCGGGGATTGCGAGCGGTCAGTGATTTTGAATATGAAATGCAAATTACATCCATGAATCGGAAGCTCAATGAAGAAATTGAGACCTTTTTTATGATGACAAATAACCAGTATTCGTTCTTAAGTTCGAGTATCGTCAAAGAAGTTGCCAAATATCGGGCCAACATTTCCGACTTGGTTCCACCGACAGTTGAAAAAGCACTACGGCATAAATATAAATAAGCAAGGAGGTGTTCCAACAGTGTAAATCACTTAAAGGAACACCTCTTTTTTTTGAATGAGTTTCTCTGTTTGGATAGTAAGGGCGGATGCTTTCTTTACAGATTTTCCCGAGTTAGCCGTTTTGTTAGCACGATACTGACTTATCCCCTTTTTTTCATCCAAAAGAGATATAGGGAAAGTGATAGAAGACAAAATGTAAAGATCGGTCCGTAATGTTCAAAAAAGGCCATCCAGTGGTTTAGCGAATCATGTGTCCCTGTCCACACATTGACTGAATCCTCTGGAACATCAAAGTATTGATAGAATATAACCATCAGAACAGCGGCAATCGTACCATGGGCTAACCTCGCCCAGGCGTAGGGTGCGAACCGGATATCGGTATCGGCTAAGATACTGGCGATTTGAGCTTGAATGGACAGCCCGTGAAACCCTAAAATGAAGCTTACAAAAACCAACTGAGCTAATAAAGACGTATTGGTATCGGTCAGTGCTGCAACACCGGTCGTTATTTCGAATAACCCTGCTGTTAAAGGCAGCTGAAATACTTCTGGAATCCCAAACAATGTGAGCAGTAAGGAGGATAAATGAATCACTCCTGTTTGTTTTAACAAGTCTGTCACTACAGAAAATAACATAATAAAGCCGCCGACGAGGATTAATGTCTTGATGGAACGCATCACGGCATCTCCAAGCAGCTGGCCTAAGGGACGGCCATCATTAATCCGTGTATGGTGCAAAATGTGAAGTGCTTCTTTTACCGACTTTTTATGAGAGTGACCAGTCGGCTTGTCTTCACCATAACGATAAAAACGCATGCCAAGACCTACTAGAAAGTTTCCCCCGTAATGAGCAGCCGCGATCATCAAACCCAGCCCTGTATTGCCGAAGAAGGCGCCTGCTACCACTCCGAAGAGGAAAAGTGGACTGGAAGCATTCGTAAACGCGACAAGACGTTCCGCTTCCACCTTCGTGACCTGTCCGTTCTCCCGTAAATCCCTTGTCCATTTTGCTCCCGCCGGATACCCGCTCACCATCCCCATCACCCATACGAATCCCCCGGCTCCTGGCACATTAAATAATGGGCGCATAAATCGTTCGCATAAGGCACCTACCCCGTGTACAACACCGAACCCGAACAGCAATTCAGCAATGATGAAGAAAGGCAGCAAGGATGGAAACACTTTGGTGGCCCATAAGTCCATTCCTCGCAGACTGGCCGATAATACTGTATCAGGATACATAATGAGGGCAATGGTAAAAAAGATAGCCAGGACAGTGAAAGCGACGGTTGTTAATTTAGCTATAGCCATCACACCTTTACACGTCGTTTTCTGTACTTCTAAAATCATACATAGTAAAATGAGTATAGATTTTACATCGTAATGTTTGTCCCCACTTATATGTACGCTCATAAGTAACACAGATATACCATAAAATAGAATCAATCGATTTTCAGGCAAGGAGAGATGTCGTGTGGAGCATCCTAAAATAGGTCTGGCCCTTGGCTCAGGGGGTGCTCGGGGGTTTGCACATTTAGGAGTCCTTAAGGTATTGAGCGAACATGGAATTCCGGTGCATTTGATCGCCGGAAGCAGTATGGGTGCCCTTGTCGGGTCCTTTTATGCAGCGGGACAACGAATTGAAGACTTATATAAGTTAGCCTTCACATTCAAACGGAAGTACTACCTTGATTTCACTGTTCCGAAAATGGGATTTATTCAGGGACGTAGAATTAAGGAGTATATCCGTTTATTTACGTTTGGCAAATCCATTGAACAATTTAATTTGCCCATGTCGATCATTGCGACAGATTTATCAGCAGGAACAAAGAAAGTGTTTCAAAGCGGCCCTGCCAGCGATGCGGTTCGTGCCAGCATAGCGATTCCTGGGATTTTCGTTCCGGAAAAAATTAATGACCGTCTGTATATCGACGGAGGAGTGATTGATCGGGTGCCTGTCTCGGTGGTTAAGCAGATGGGGGCTGACCTGATCATTGCCGTCGATTGCTCTCATTTCGATGCCGATCCAAGCATTCATTCTATTTATGATGTTATTTTCCAGAGTATCGATATTATGCAGGATCAACTTGCGACGGCCATGGGAATCTCCTCAGATGCCGATGTGATGATACGTCCCGAGGTGACCACCTACAGTTCCCGGGCTTTTACCAATATCAAAGAAATTATTGAGGCGGGGGAGGCGGCAGCCACATTGCAGGTCGACGCGATTAAACACAAGATAGCTAATTGGAAGGGGACATCATCATTATGAAATCCAATAAACGAATTATAATAACTGGAATCATTACC
This region includes:
- the ylbD gene encoding spore coat protein YlbD; amino-acid sequence: MSEKILHPSVQQFKEFVDANPNVKSHLRKNHKLIQSYYEKWMILGEDDPFWTSLPKSKTQTDNNKKDWMKQFGDLMQDINWEDVSKHIDELNGAIGQIQQLITNIQQENKQDARQDTIGYPYY
- a CDS encoding copper-translocating P-type ATPase; protein product: MVADFKKRFYISLILTIPILLLSSMIQDFIGLEIAFLYDQYVLFGLASLVFFYGGWSFLTGAMDELKNKNPGMMTLIGLAIVVAYGYSSMVVFGWEGRNFFWELATLVDIMLLGHWIEMKSVMGASNALQELVKLMPNEAHRVNEAGETEDVPIHELDHDDHVVVKPGEKIPVDGMILDGKSAIDESMLTGESVPVEKAQEDEVIGGSINKEGSLTIAVKNIGENTYLSQVINLVKEAQSSKSRAQDLANRAAKWLFYLALASGIATFIIWVTMGATIDMAVERTVTVMVITCPHALGLAAPLVIAVSTAISAKKGLLIRNRTQFENARQLDAVIFDKTGTLTKGEFGVTDIISSQGFEDRDVIYWAASAEQNSQHPLARGIIERAEELEVSLDHVENFESMTGKGLQGDVAGKKIAVVSPGYVKGENISYDTSSFERLSEEGKTVVFVLLDGQLAGMIALADIVRDSAKAAIAALKEKGIHSIMLTGDNQKVADWVADQLDMDEVYAEVLPDHKADQVKKVQAEGRKVAMTGDGVNDAPALATADVGIAIGSGTDVAVETADIVLVKSNPEDIVSVVELSQNTYKKMVQNLWWAAGYNIVAIPLAAGVLAPIGIMLSPAVGAILMSLSTIVVAINAKLLKA
- a CDS encoding YlbF family regulator; its protein translation is MLATMEIVDILDQSESIGKMVMDSEVMQNYQQAKQELASDPDAQKLIQDFTDMKDQYEDVQRFGRYHPDYSIIMKRVRGVKREMDMHEKVARYKKAEREVQKLLDEISQSVAFSVSEQIKVPRNGMVFTDTGCGCGSGGGCGCAS
- a CDS encoding YlbG family protein encodes the protein MRVKRQGIIVYFQHMKNIRQIKKHGHLIHASKKQKYALLYVDHEDTEFKMEKLERLPFVSRVVLSHKPAIRTNFENAKPDKAKQYDYKMGI
- a CDS encoding DUF7147 family protein codes for the protein MIQKFIELGEGYADIYELVELGRLMPDRIQHAIAFFSEKSNRPAASLALIMKPTPEQKFQPIYLCREGIPNPHEQPNKRYEMFKDMVESHQKQISEFTVKPSNVFPETDLYYQYLIGILRTNKFIAPLS
- the rsmD gene encoding 16S rRNA (guanine(966)-N(2))-methyltransferase RsmD, whose amino-acid sequence is MDLWGIKSLPFSEADRSASQLSITTSKMFYTNKADYFPKKNASCVKRFQLLTICGRIMVNVDERGVKMMRVIAGIHKGRQLKPVPNHKTRPTTDKVKESVFQIIGPYFEGGQVLDLFAGSGGLGIEALSRGAEQCVFVDQQQKAIQVIHENLETLRLKDQAEIFRTDALRAIKAAGKRGLTFQYIFLDPPYKKFSYEDLLEALIHEGLTDSGTTIVCEHDAAEDIPAQVGQFKLIKSEKYGSNIGVSIFRYEVTK
- the coaD gene encoding pantetheine-phosphate adenylyltransferase, which gives rise to MTRLAICPGSFDPVTYGHLDIIQRGTKVFDHLIVAVFNNQSKAPLFDVHERVALLEEATADLSNVSVDACDGLLMDYAQDKGAQAIIRGLRAVSDFEYEMQITSMNRKLNEEIETFFMMTNNQYSFLSSSIVKEVAKYRANISDLVPPTVEKALRHKYK
- the ylbJ gene encoding sporulation integral membrane protein YlbJ → MILEVQKTTCKGVMAIAKLTTVAFTVLAIFFTIALIMYPDTVLSASLRGMDLWATKVFPSLLPFFIIAELLFGFGVVHGVGALCERFMRPLFNVPGAGGFVWVMGMVSGYPAGAKWTRDLRENGQVTKVEAERLVAFTNASSPLFLFGVVAGAFFGNTGLGLMIAAAHYGGNFLVGLGMRFYRYGEDKPTGHSHKKSVKEALHILHHTRINDGRPLGQLLGDAVMRSIKTLILVGGFIMLFSVVTDLLKQTGVIHLSSLLLTLFGIPEVFQLPLTAGLFEITTGVAALTDTNTSLLAQLVFVSFILGFHGLSIQAQIASILADTDIRFAPYAWARLAHGTIAAVLMVIFYQYFDVPEDSVNVWTGTHDSLNHWMAFFEHYGPIFTFCLLSLSLYLFWMKKRG
- a CDS encoding patatin-like phospholipase family protein; the encoded protein is MEHPKIGLALGSGGARGFAHLGVLKVLSEHGIPVHLIAGSSMGALVGSFYAAGQRIEDLYKLAFTFKRKYYLDFTVPKMGFIQGRRIKEYIRLFTFGKSIEQFNLPMSIIATDLSAGTKKVFQSGPASDAVRASIAIPGIFVPEKINDRLYIDGGVIDRVPVSVVKQMGADLIIAVDCSHFDADPSIHSIYDVIFQSIDIMQDQLATAMGISSDADVMIRPEVTTYSSRAFTNIKEIIEAGEAAATLQVDAIKHKIANWKGTSSL